A window of Stigmatella aurantiaca contains these coding sequences:
- a CDS encoding serine aminopeptidase domain-containing protein, which yields MVQKGQFLERSTLIPVGKEVMEGTAHRGAKRPPLLILPPRPEEGGGMDHVIAAELAWAAATAGFPTLRFNYRGVGGSQGSVGTGEALVQDAEAAMRVLLENAQSAHLAVASLHGGAQVALELLSRHPAIGGVCLVAPVDVPPAALAKLDRSLLVVLGDEDKRLPRASLTAAVGKSSRGEIEVIDDAGANFQRNLPQVGKAVSGWLKRLSGE from the coding sequence ATGGTCCAGAAAGGTCAGTTTCTTGAGCGGTCCACGCTCATCCCGGTGGGCAAAGAGGTGATGGAGGGGACCGCGCACCGGGGAGCAAAGCGGCCCCCGCTGCTCATCCTGCCTCCCCGGCCCGAAGAGGGTGGGGGCATGGACCACGTCATCGCTGCGGAGCTGGCGTGGGCCGCTGCGACGGCGGGCTTCCCGACGCTGCGGTTCAACTACCGGGGAGTGGGCGGAAGCCAGGGCTCGGTGGGCACCGGAGAGGCACTCGTACAGGACGCCGAGGCGGCCATGCGCGTGCTGTTGGAGAACGCTCAGAGCGCACACCTCGCGGTGGCCTCGCTCCATGGAGGCGCGCAAGTGGCGCTGGAGCTGCTTTCGCGCCATCCGGCCATCGGGGGCGTCTGCCTGGTCGCCCCCGTGGATGTGCCGCCCGCGGCGCTGGCCAAGTTGGACCGCTCCCTGCTCGTGGTGCTGGGAGACGAGGACAAGCGCCTGCCCCGGGCCTCGCTGACGGCGGCGGTGGGGAAGTCCTCGCGGGGAGAAATCGAGGTCATCGACGACGCGGGGGCCAACTTTCAGCGGAACCTGCCCCAGGTGGGAAAGGCCGTCTCCGGATGGCTGAAGCGCCTATCCGGCGAGTGA
- a CDS encoding cytochrome c3 family protein has translation MHRLHRNVLGVLALLLAATGVAWAASGRERSLAIYPAQNIPLRFDHGQHLAAGADCVACHDSVRSSESSRDRNLPGHEECEVCHDIEAAQKGEKTDPPSGCAVCHPGFDATVRKEPVKLEFPHANLHFSHKEHVAKKVDCAACHGDLTKVGLATRQQLPKMATCFECHDGRVLTNDCTSCHLKQASGRLQLNFTSGILRPIQGDPLGMDHGPRFEFNHGTRASVSRQTCMECHSDSYCQQCHDSLQKPLSVHPNDFITLHPVQARTDASRCESCHRAQSFCVACHERSGVGMDADSTLRARNVKVHPDYNTWVEVPGPQHHGLAASRDMRQCISCHREESCMSCHSELSTRRQINPHPNGFKDACKRLASANDRACLKCHSESSLAQKGCR, from the coding sequence ATGCACCGCCTTCACCGGAACGTCCTGGGCGTCCTCGCCCTTCTCCTCGCCGCGACCGGGGTGGCCTGGGCCGCCTCGGGCCGCGAGCGGAGCCTCGCCATCTACCCCGCGCAGAACATCCCCCTGCGGTTCGATCACGGCCAGCACCTGGCGGCGGGGGCCGACTGCGTGGCCTGCCACGACTCCGTGCGGTCCAGTGAAAGCTCGCGGGACCGCAACCTCCCAGGCCACGAGGAGTGCGAGGTCTGCCACGACATCGAGGCCGCTCAGAAGGGGGAGAAGACGGATCCTCCTTCCGGGTGCGCCGTGTGCCACCCTGGCTTCGACGCCACCGTGCGCAAGGAGCCGGTGAAGCTGGAGTTCCCGCACGCCAACCTGCACTTCAGCCACAAGGAGCACGTGGCCAAGAAGGTGGACTGCGCGGCGTGCCACGGGGACCTGACGAAGGTGGGGCTGGCCACCCGGCAGCAGCTGCCCAAGATGGCCACCTGCTTCGAGTGCCATGACGGGCGCGTGCTCACCAACGACTGCACCTCCTGCCACCTGAAGCAGGCCTCGGGGCGGCTCCAGCTCAACTTCACCTCCGGCATCCTCCGCCCCATCCAGGGCGACCCCCTGGGCATGGACCACGGGCCGCGCTTCGAGTTCAACCACGGCACCCGCGCCTCGGTGTCCCGGCAGACGTGCATGGAGTGCCACTCGGACTCCTACTGCCAGCAGTGCCACGACTCGCTGCAGAAGCCCCTGTCGGTGCACCCCAACGACTTCATCACCCTGCACCCGGTGCAGGCGCGCACGGATGCCTCGCGCTGCGAGAGCTGCCACCGCGCCCAGTCCTTCTGCGTGGCCTGCCACGAGCGCTCGGGCGTGGGCATGGACGCGGACTCCACCCTGCGCGCGCGCAACGTGAAGGTGCACCCGGACTACAACACGTGGGTCGAGGTGCCGGGGCCCCAGCACCACGGGCTCGCCGCCTCGCGCGACATGCGCCAGTGCATCTCCTGCCACCGCGAGGAGTCGTGCATGAGCTGCCACTCGGAGCTGTCCACGCGGCGGCAGATCAACCCCCACCCGAACGGCTTCAAGGACGCGTGCAAGCGCCTGGCCTCGGCCAATGACCGGGCGTGCCTCAAGTGCCACTCGGAGAGCAGCCTCGCGCAGAAGGGATGCCGGTGA
- a CDS encoding type III secretion system chaperone — MTRDEAVRLAQALLAETGQPQSVGLNPQGFGGVAIENAQLYFEWHDKEQALECSALIHKFRDTPKPGILEGFQQEEKSGTDTGGGTVDYEPENKSLFLSRTFTQAPPNTIFVAEMKRLMRASLVWHGEVLDRVASRVFKR; from the coding sequence ATGACCCGAGACGAAGCGGTCCGCCTCGCCCAGGCGTTGCTCGCCGAGACCGGCCAACCCCAGAGCGTTGGCCTCAACCCCCAGGGCTTCGGCGGAGTCGCCATCGAGAACGCGCAGCTCTACTTCGAGTGGCACGACAAGGAGCAGGCCCTGGAGTGCAGCGCGCTCATCCACAAGTTCCGGGACACCCCCAAGCCCGGCATCCTCGAGGGCTTCCAGCAGGAGGAGAAGTCCGGCACGGACACCGGCGGCGGCACCGTGGACTACGAGCCCGAGAACAAGTCGCTCTTCCTCAGCCGCACCTTCACCCAGGCGCCCCCCAACACCATCTTCGTCGCGGAGATGAAGCGCCTGATGCGCGCCAGCCTCGTGTGGCACGGCGAGGTGCTGGACCGCGTGGCCTCCCGCGTCTTCAAGCGCTGA
- a CDS encoding DUF5818 domain-containing protein, translating to MKLTGRVVYRDLEGGVWVLEADDGRTYQLAGGDRKIKKDGQLVEVEGQVDHDVMTIGMSGPVFNVSTYRFK from the coding sequence ATGAAGCTGACCGGGCGTGTCGTCTACCGCGACCTCGAAGGGGGCGTGTGGGTGCTGGAGGCCGATGACGGCCGCACCTACCAGCTCGCCGGAGGCGACCGGAAGATCAAGAAGGACGGCCAGCTCGTCGAGGTGGAAGGCCAGGTCGATCACGACGTGATGACCATCGGCATGTCGGGCCCGGTCTTCAACGTCTCCACCTACCGCTTCAAGTAG
- a CDS encoding S8 family serine peptidase, with protein sequence MVRWTLARAVVGVMLGAAMACTAQPGQREPSTAVSPELAEGESVVPGAIVVDFKDGTKKEQFDAWEADWGVDLEFNSVESLDDGLTVAVSVDDVEGALARIRQHPAVEAAEPLMSYRSSYAPNDPDYGKQWNLQMIGMPKAWDSNRGKGVVVAVIDTGIAYEDYEDFKQVPDLKGVKFVPGYDFVNDDAHANDDHGHGTHVAGTIAQATNNGQGVAGVAFEATLMPVKVLNHFGSGTSADITDAIRFAADKGAKVINMSLGGGGHSQAMASAVEYARKKGVTVVAAAGNAARPRVEFPAAYAGVVAVSAVGPNGALAPYSSYGKELDIAAPGGDKRQGDQGGILQNTIDPRDPSQSIYASFQGTSMATPHVAAVAALLYAAGAQGPDDVEQALYAGAVRVNGQERTDQYGHGLLNAQKSLDALGGGALIPWPAAWWALALLALVLLTLRSRERPGYFNILATPSFLVTLALATVGVFFVRSWFGGASGVAGDVVNAVSLPIPDWQRIIFGRGKLANPVFYSALIPLVLSFFAIKFRGLRPALGGLSLGFAGFLAYAAWAKAPGLAYMPFTFLAVPWLVVNTVICVFIARAMLKKESV encoded by the coding sequence ATGGTGCGATGGACCCTGGCGAGAGCGGTAGTGGGGGTGATGCTGGGTGCGGCCATGGCCTGTACCGCCCAGCCCGGGCAGCGCGAGCCGTCCACGGCCGTGTCCCCGGAATTGGCCGAGGGGGAGAGCGTGGTGCCCGGCGCCATCGTGGTGGACTTCAAGGATGGCACCAAGAAGGAGCAGTTCGACGCCTGGGAGGCCGACTGGGGCGTGGACCTGGAGTTCAACTCCGTGGAGAGCCTGGACGATGGGCTCACGGTCGCGGTCAGCGTGGATGACGTGGAGGGGGCGCTGGCGCGCATCCGCCAGCACCCGGCCGTGGAGGCCGCCGAGCCGCTGATGTCGTACCGGAGCAGCTACGCGCCGAACGATCCGGACTACGGCAAGCAGTGGAACCTGCAGATGATCGGCATGCCCAAGGCCTGGGATTCCAACCGGGGCAAAGGGGTGGTGGTGGCCGTCATCGACACGGGCATCGCCTACGAGGACTACGAGGACTTCAAGCAGGTGCCCGACCTGAAGGGCGTGAAGTTCGTTCCGGGCTATGACTTCGTGAACGACGACGCGCACGCCAACGACGACCATGGACATGGCACGCACGTGGCGGGCACCATCGCCCAGGCGACGAACAACGGCCAGGGCGTGGCGGGGGTGGCCTTCGAGGCCACGCTGATGCCGGTGAAGGTGCTCAACCACTTTGGCAGCGGCACGTCGGCGGACATCACGGATGCCATCCGCTTCGCGGCGGACAAGGGCGCCAAGGTCATCAACATGTCGCTGGGTGGCGGTGGGCACTCGCAGGCCATGGCCTCGGCGGTGGAGTATGCGCGCAAGAAGGGCGTCACCGTGGTAGCCGCCGCGGGCAACGCCGCCCGTCCCCGCGTCGAGTTCCCCGCGGCCTATGCGGGCGTGGTGGCGGTCTCGGCGGTGGGCCCCAATGGGGCGCTGGCACCGTACTCCTCCTATGGCAAGGAGCTGGATATCGCGGCGCCGGGTGGCGACAAGCGCCAGGGCGACCAGGGCGGCATTCTGCAGAACACGATTGATCCGCGCGACCCGTCGCAGTCCATCTACGCTTCGTTCCAGGGCACCAGCATGGCCACCCCGCACGTGGCGGCGGTGGCGGCGCTGCTCTACGCGGCGGGGGCCCAGGGGCCGGACGACGTGGAGCAGGCGCTCTACGCGGGGGCGGTCCGGGTCAACGGCCAGGAGCGCACGGACCAGTACGGGCATGGGCTCCTCAACGCGCAGAAGTCCCTGGATGCCCTGGGCGGGGGCGCCCTCATTCCCTGGCCCGCGGCGTGGTGGGCGCTGGCGCTGCTGGCGCTCGTGCTGCTGACCCTGCGGAGCCGGGAGCGGCCGGGCTACTTCAACATCCTCGCCACGCCGAGCTTCCTGGTGACGCTGGCCCTGGCCACGGTGGGCGTGTTCTTCGTCCGCTCCTGGTTCGGCGGTGCCTCGGGGGTGGCGGGGGACGTGGTGAACGCGGTGTCGCTGCCCATTCCGGACTGGCAGCGCATCATCTTCGGCCGGGGCAAGCTGGCCAACCCGGTCTTCTACAGCGCGCTCATCCCCCTGGTGCTGTCCTTCTTCGCCATCAAGTTCCGGGGACTGAGGCCCGCCCTGGGCGGCCTGTCGCTCGGCTTCGCGGGCTTCCTGGCCTATGCGGCGTGGGCCAAGGCGCCGGGGCTCGCGTACATGCCCTTCACCTTCCTGGCGGTGCCCTGGCTGGTGGTGAATACCGTCATTTGTGTCTTCATCGCCCGCGCGATGCTCAAGAAGGAGTCGGTATGA
- a CDS encoding Ig-like domain-containing protein, with protein sequence MRRPLLICAALSLGGCLEPGDPLLAVRDTQPPSVVSINPTANGQVSAGGTVRITFSELMDERTLRPGIAVYAGADEIPVRLVMPAIADWDKDIERGDVPYTVTVSAASGSFTAGTAYTLVLRTILSDYEGNPLPDELRTSFRAVP encoded by the coding sequence ATGCGCCGCCCGTTGCTGATCTGCGCCGCGCTGAGCCTGGGCGGCTGCCTGGAGCCTGGAGATCCGCTGCTGGCCGTGCGTGATACCCAGCCCCCCTCGGTGGTGTCCATCAACCCCACCGCCAACGGCCAGGTGTCCGCCGGGGGAACGGTGCGCATCACCTTCTCGGAGCTGATGGACGAGCGCACCCTGCGCCCCGGCATCGCGGTGTACGCCGGGGCGGACGAGATCCCCGTGCGGCTCGTGATGCCCGCCATCGCGGACTGGGACAAGGACATCGAGCGCGGGGACGTGCCGTACACCGTCACCGTGAGCGCGGCCTCGGGCAGCTTCACGGCCGGGACGGCCTACACGCTGGTGTTGCGGACGATCCTGTCGGACTACGAGGGCAACCCGTTGCCCGACGAGCTCCGCACGTCCTTCCGCGCCGTCCCCTGA
- a CDS encoding CPBP family intramembrane glutamic endopeptidase yields the protein MSFSPAPEVFPVDESPPPASMSPLGVALVGLGLVLCLFLTAGAGSQLLNAAFGLWFSELFVFLGAAWVLLRATRHEPVSYTGLRPLAWAPAAFGFALGVANFFALVAPIQFAAQSLAPEWLRQMFDGSRIFEGQFPVELAVLLVGVSVAAPVCEEFFFRGLIQKGLLASSLSRAGAVGVTAVVFSAFHLDPVGFMARVELGVLFGLLRLYTGSLWPGILAHSANNVVSSVLFLLAREFDEGGMDERPPVQGVLLIMLLGWGALAGLIALARKHPALWGARQEPLQAPSPDRPLVRWALPWVLGATLSLGGLALVDMTGIRLNMIDMKQPLPRLKDDAPDALHAERASLLQLRAEVRSGRAPLQAYAEERAQQALRHREQEP from the coding sequence ATGAGTTTTTCTCCCGCACCCGAGGTGTTTCCGGTGGACGAGTCTCCCCCTCCGGCGTCCATGAGCCCGCTGGGGGTGGCCCTGGTGGGCCTGGGGCTCGTGCTCTGCCTGTTCCTCACCGCCGGCGCGGGCAGCCAGCTGCTCAACGCGGCCTTTGGCCTGTGGTTCTCGGAGCTCTTCGTCTTCCTGGGCGCCGCCTGGGTGCTCCTGCGCGCCACCCGTCACGAGCCTGTGTCGTACACGGGCTTACGGCCCTTGGCGTGGGCCCCCGCGGCCTTCGGCTTCGCGCTGGGTGTGGCCAACTTCTTCGCCCTCGTGGCCCCCATCCAGTTCGCCGCCCAGTCCCTGGCGCCCGAGTGGCTGCGGCAGATGTTCGACGGCAGCCGGATCTTCGAGGGCCAATTCCCGGTGGAGCTGGCCGTCCTGCTGGTGGGGGTCTCCGTCGCGGCCCCCGTCTGCGAGGAGTTCTTCTTCCGGGGGCTGATCCAGAAGGGCCTGCTCGCGTCGTCCCTGTCGCGGGCCGGGGCCGTGGGCGTGACGGCGGTGGTGTTCAGCGCGTTCCACCTGGATCCGGTGGGCTTCATGGCCCGGGTCGAGCTGGGCGTGCTGTTCGGGCTGCTGCGGCTCTACACCGGCTCGCTGTGGCCCGGGATTCTCGCGCACTCGGCCAACAACGTCGTCTCCTCCGTCCTGTTTCTCCTCGCCCGGGAGTTCGATGAGGGGGGCATGGACGAGCGCCCGCCGGTCCAGGGCGTCCTGCTGATCATGCTGCTGGGATGGGGGGCGCTGGCGGGGCTGATCGCGCTCGCGCGCAAGCACCCCGCCCTGTGGGGGGCCCGGCAGGAGCCACTCCAGGCGCCCAGCCCGGACCGGCCGCTGGTCCGGTGGGCCCTGCCCTGGGTCCTGGGCGCGACGCTGTCCCTGGGCGGCCTGGCGCTCGTGGACATGACCGGCATCCGGCTGAACATGATCGACATGAAGCAGCCCCTGCCGAGGCTGAAGGACGATGCGCCCGATGCGCTCCATGCCGAGCGCGCCAGCCTGCTGCAGCTCCGGGCCGAGGTTCGAAGCGGGCGCGCCCCGCTCCAGGCCTACGCGGAGGAGCGTGCCCAGCAAGCCCTCCGGCACCGCGAGCAGGAGCCCTGA